The Thermotoga neapolitana DSM 4359 sequence TTTTCTCCCCCATATTCTACACCAGGAAACACTGTTCACTGTGCTTTCATTATCTCTTCTTTCAGTCCTCTGAGTTGTTCTATTGTCAGGTTGTAGAGTTTCCCAGCTACCAGTTTTGTTTGTCAATTCTGACTTTTTCGAGAAGATCTATACTATCATCAGACCGGAAGTTAAATCCCGGATTTTGTTTTTTCACTCTCCTCGAAGAACCAATCTGTCATGTCAATTGTTTTATCATGCACCTTTGTATCTGAGCTCCGGGAAAAGAGAAACACAGGTGTATTCCAGGGCCTTTTTGAAAGCAATGTTTATAGGGTATCTTTCCTGTGCAAGGAAGAAATCGATGGAGAGCAACCTCAAGTGAACTTTCTGACATTCAGGAAGGCTTTCGTAAAGGCTGGTCAGCTGTGGTTTCAGGTACCTGCAAGCCCACACCTCTGGTCTTCCCTTCCTCAAGATGTAGCTTCCAGAAAACAGTCTGCAAACAAGGGGCCTGAAAGAATGATAAGAGCACCCACCTTGTTCAGAACGAGGATCGAAGAGCACGCACCGGTCTGACTCACCGGTGGTTTCAAGGATTTTCAGCCACCTTTCTATGGAGCCCTCCTTCAGAAGATGAATTGCCAGGGGAAGAAACTCAAGAATCGTCGCTTCGATGTTGATGGAGGGAGTATCACAGCACTCCCTGCACCCGTTGCAGGAAGGAAGTCCTCTCTGGATGTTCTCCAGTTCCCGATACAGCTCCATCACTTTGATAGCCAGTTCTTCCAGCCTCTTCACAGAGAGTATCTATATCGAGTCGAGGTAACAAACAAAGGCTAACTCAGAAAAGGAAAGAAAAAGGAAGTGTTAAAATCAGCGAAGGGAGGAGTAGAAAAAGGGGCACGGCTGTGCCCCTTTATTCTTCGAGTACGAGGAGCCCTCCAAATGCAGGATCTGGAAACTCGTAGTACTCATTTTGAAGATCAAGGGTTGGGAAAAAGGCTTTGAGGTTTTCAAAATTATCAGGATTTTCAGCCAGAATACCAAAATCTATGCCAACGATTGTTGCAGTGAGTGTTTCTGTTTCTGTGTGCTTGTAAGTGAATTGCTCTCCTTCTGGAAGTTCCACCTGCTTCGTTTCTACTATATCCTGCAGGGTGTTTTCCGTGTCTTCGTCAAGTAGCGGCTCTTCAAAGTAGTACCTGCTGGTGAAATCGTGTTCGTCGCCCGGGTCATCTTCTACAATGTCTTCGTTGAGCCACAGAATAGCCTCTAAGCCTTTTACGACGCTATCAACGAGGTCTTCAAGGTAATCTGAACCGTTTTCTCTGAACCTTAAGAACGGATCAAGTTCATTCCACTCACCACCGTCTCCATTGTTGCTTATAATATAGTCATCACCTGCAAGCTGGAGGAGAACAGCTTGTATCCATTCTTCCGTATCTTCGTAATCAGCGGGATTTGGTAGATTTGTCGATAAGGTTAAATCCCACGTTAACAGCAGGTCAGATATTGAAAGAACTGCTTTCACAACGACGAGAAGTGCAGAAAATGCTCCTTTATCCAGAATCAGGTAATCGTTCTCATCGAAAACGATTTCTTCAGGATTTTGTCCACTGATTGTTTCAAAATCGAACCAGGCATCTCCACCGCTCTGCACAACCACAAGTGTTCCTTCAGGGCTTGCGCTGTCGTAAAGTAGGTCCACCACAGAATAAGTATTCGTTCCATCGGAGAGCTCCAATGGTGTTTCAGATTCAAGTACACTATCTCCGTCCCAGTCGAAGTTGTTTGGATGGATTGTGAGACTTGCATTTCCTGTTACTGCGTATTCAAGACAGGTTTCCAGTTCTTTCAGACGCGGCCAGAGTTCTGAGAACATGATATACAGGTTTTCATAGAGCTGGTTCCATGTTTCTATTGGGTTCTCTTCTGGAAGGAAAGGAGGTGGTGGAACTGGTGGTTCGGGTGGTAGAGGTGGTGGAAACTGTTTCATGTTCATGAAGTATTTCATGAGAGAAAAAGAGCGTGTGATTTCTCTGAAAGATTTGAATCTAACAGGAACCATTCTGAAAATACCCGTGAATTGTCCGATCTCATCAGAGTAATCACGAAACAGCTCGTACAGTAAGATTATAGACATACCAGCGTTTGCTGTGGGGTTCTCTGGATCTTCAGCCAGAGCGTCTTCAAAAGCATCTTTTGCTCCGTCAGTGTCACCCGATTCCAGAGAGTCCAGAGCATCTTCCAGTAGGTTTGAAATTTCTTCTTCTGATGTCTCTCCAGGTCCAAAGGTGATTGGTCCGGCACATGAAAACAAAAAGATCATGAGAGCCAGTCCTGACAGAAGCACCGGCAGGACCCTTTTGAAATACACGATAATCCCCTCCTTGTTTAAATCTGCTGATCATTCTACTGGAGGAGATCAAAAAAGAATAAAGTAATTCTGAAAAATCAATGAAAGAATCAAGGGAAGGCTCAAGAAATAAAGAGTATCTTTCACTTAAACAGGTTCCTCGAGGGTGGGAAGATCTTTTATAAAAACAAAAGGGACGCCTCTTATGGCATCCCCCTATCAGGCCAAAAACCATAAAAGTGCCTGGCGCCCCCAAGGGGATTCGAACCCCTGCCTCTGGCTTGAAAGGCCAGTGTCCTAGGCCGCTAGACGATGGGGGCAAAGAACGTGCACCAGAAAGAAATATACTATAAAATGGGAAACAGTTCAAGAGGTCTTGATCGTAAATATACTGTTAAGAAGGATGTGAAACATTGAGACCGGCTTTTTATCTTTTGCTCAGCGTCTTAATTGCTTCTTTTTCCGGTGTACTCGTGAAGATCTCAACTCTTTCTCCGCAAACCATCGCCTTCTACAGGGTATTCATTGCCTCTTTTCTGTTTCTTTTGATCGTAAAAAAAACCAGGTTTCTTCCTTTACAGGATGAGATGCTTTCAGCCCTTGCTGGTTTCTTTCTTGCGATGCACTTTCGTTTCTGGATAGAAGCCTTTGATTATACCACCGTGGCCGGAGCCGTGATACCACTGATGTTGCAGCCTGTTGTCACAGGCTTTCTTTCGTATCTTCTCTACAAAGAAAGACCAACACCGCAGCAGTTCGTCACAGGATCGATCGTTGTAATCGGTGTTCTGATCTCTGCTCTTGGAAATGAGAAGTTTTCTGATGCTACCAGAGGAGACTGGCTGGCGATCACTGGCACTCTTTTTCTCTGTGGCTATCTTGTTCTTGGAAAAAAGCTGAATCAGAGGATGGGGAGCCTCGCGTTCAGTTTGAGAACACACGCTGTGGCTTCGATTGTCCTCTTTGCGCTCTCTTTTTCCTCTTTTGAGATCGTATCATTGAGAGAATGGTTCATACTGATTGCCCTCGGGGCAGGGTGTTCTTTCCTTGGATATCTGTTCATAAATCTTTCACTCAAAAACTTTCCCTCGAGTGTTGTGAGCGTGGCGCTGGTTGGTGAGACCTCCCTTTCCATGCTGTGGGCATATCTGCTTTTGGGCGAAGTTTTGGGTGTTTTCCAGGTTGCAGGATTTTTAATCTCCTCAGCCGGCCTTGTCTTATTTCTTCTAAATGCTTGAAATAAAACGAATAAAGTATTAGAATATACTAAAAAAGCGAAGCGAAGACCCACAAGATCTAGTAACTCTCATGAGGGGGTGGCTTGATGCCGTATATATATAGATGCACAAAATGCGGGGCCATATACTACTCTGCAACGTCCATAGAATATCAGCTGAACAAAAACTGCGAAAAATGTGGTGGAGAATTAGAACAGTTAGGGGAAGAAGGGGAACTGATGAAGAAAGAAGAAGAAGAAAAAGAGAAGGAAGATAGAAAGAAATGAGGGAGGCAACGCCTCCCTTTCAAATTTCCTGGAGCACCTCTTCCAGGATCCTGAGGGCTGTATCGATCTCCCCGTACTCGACGGTCAGCGGAGGAAGGAGTCTCACCGTGTTGTTTCCGGCCGGAACCACAAGCAGTCCCTTCTCAAAGCACTTCATTGCAACATTTTTGTTCTCCACACCGGAAAATTGAATCCCTATCATCAATCCCATACCACGAACATCTTCCACCGCGCTGTACTTTTCTTTCATTCTGGAAAGTTTTTCCAGAAGGTACCTTCCCTTCCTGTCCACTTCGTCCAGAAAACCTTCCTTCGTCAGCTCTTTCATCACCGTGACACCTGCTCTGCATGCGAGCGGATTTCCGCCGAACGTGGTGCCGTGATCTCCCGGCTCCAGCACGTTTGCCTTTTCGTTTACAACGACCGCTCCCTATGGGGACACCTCCACCGAGTCCCTTCGCAACGGTGAGGATGTCGGGTGTCACTCCGTACTTCTGATAGGCAAAGAGTTTTCCCGTTCTTCCCATTCCACACTGAACTTCATCGAAGACGAGCAAAATGTCGTACTCGTCACACAGTCTTCTTGCTTCTTCGAGAAATTCTTTCGTTGCCGGAATGATACCACTTTCTCCCTGGATGGGTTCAAGAAAGATGGCACAGACCTCGTCCGATACCTTTTTTCTCAGGTCTTCAATGTTGTTGAACTCAAAGTAGTCAAAACCCGGAACGAGTGGCTCGAATGGTTTCTGATACTTGGGCTGTCCGGTTGCGGTGAGAGAGCCAAGCGTTCTTCCATGGAAAGAGTTTCGAGCCGAGAGGATCTTGAACTTCTTTTCGCTTTTCATCTTTCCGTACTTTCTTGCGATCTTTATTGCCGCTTCGTTCGCTTCCGTTCCCGTGTTGGCAAAGAACACCTTTCCACCGAACGTGTTCTTTGAGAGGAGTTCTGCAAGCTCCATCTGTGGAAGGTTCCAGTAGAGGTTGGAACAGTGAATCAGTTTTTCTGCCTGGTCCTTTATCGCTTTTACGAGTTCCGGATGGGAGTGACCAAGTACGTTCACGGCTATGCCCGAGGTGAAGTCAAGGTACGCCTTCCCATTGATGTCATAAACCCACGATCCTTTTCCGTAAACAAGCGTTACAGGGAACCTGTTGTAGGTGTTCATGAGAAACATCTTCATCCCTCCGATTCTTTGATCATGGTACCTATTCCCTTTCGACTGAATATCTCAAGCAAGATAGCGTGTTCCAGTCCGCCGTTTATGATGTGTACCGCGCCGACACCCTCTCTCACAGCAGAGATTGCACACTCCACCTTTGGAATCATCCCACCTGTTACGACACCGTCTTTTATAAGGTTTTCTGCCTCCTCTGGGGTCAGGGTGGAAAGAAGCTTTCCATCTTTCAGGACACCGTCAACATCCGTGAGGAGGATGAGCTTTTCTGCCATCAGGCTTTTTGCGATCTCTGCGGCAGCGGTGTCTGCGTTTATGTTGTACGAGTGACCGTCTTCTCCTATTCCAACGGGTGCGATCACAGGGATGTAGTCGTTCTCTATGAGTGCGTGGAGTATTTCCGGGTTGACCTGTTTCACCTTTCCGACGAATCCTAAGTCACCGTATTTTGTTTCCTTTTCGGCCACGATGAGTTTTGAATCTTTTCCACATATGCCGACTGCTCGTCCTCCGTGAAGGTTTATGTTCATGACTATCTCCTTGTTTATCTTTCCAACGAGCACCATCTCCACGATTTCCATCGTCCTCTCATCCGTCACCCTGTGGCCGTTTTTGAAGACGGGTTCTATGCCGAGTTCTTTCATCATCTGAGAGATGGCAGGACCTCCCCCATGGACGATGACAGGTTTTATACCCGTGTACTTCAGAAGGATTATATCCTGTATGAAGGCTTTTTTTGCCTTTTCTTCCTTCATAGCACTGCCACCGAACTTTATAACGAACGTTTTTCCGTAGAACTCCTTTATGTAAGGAAGCGCTTCAAGAAGAACGTTGACGGTGTCGATTCTCATGTCCTGTACCTCCCGTTTATTTCCACGTATTTTTCAGTCAGATCACATCCCCAGGCTCTTGCAAGTTCTTTTCCCTGCTTCATATCGAGGATGATTTTCACCTTCTTTTCGCTCAGTATCTTCTTTGCTGTATCTTCGTCAAAATCCACTCCCTGGCCGTTCTCTGCCACCTTTATTCTACCGGCTGCGCTTTCGAAGAAAAGGTCGAGTCTGTCCGGATCGAACTGTGCACCGGAGTACCCCGCGGCTGCTATCACCCTTCCCCAGTTTGCATCTTCACCGTAGATGGCTGTCTTCACAAGATTCGAAGAGACGATCGCCCGTGCAATCAAACGAGCAGAGTTTCTGTCCGGAGCATTTCTCACTTCCACTTCTATCACCTTTGTGGCACCCTCTCCGTCCTCCACAATTTTTTCCGCAAGGACCTGGTTGACTTCGTGTACGGCCTCATAAAGCTTCCAGAAACCATCGGTTTCCTCCTGAATGGGTGCGTTTCCTGCAAGTCCATTTGCGAGTATGATCACCATGTCGTTTGTGCTTGTATCACCGTCGACATCGATCATGTTGTAGGAATCGTCGACAGAGATCTTCAGAAGTTTTTTCAGAGCATCCTCAGAAACATTCGCATCGGTCGTTATGAAAGAGAGCATCGTCGCCATGT is a genomic window containing:
- a CDS encoding YkgJ family cysteine cluster protein, producing the protein MKRLEELAIKVMELYRELENIQRGLPSCNGCRECCDTPSINIEATILEFLPLAIHLLKEGSIERWLKILETTGESDRCVLFDPRSEQGGCSYHSFRPLVCRLFSGSYILRKGRPEVWACRYLKPQLTSLYESLPECQKVHLRLLSIDFFLAQERYPINIAFKKALEYTCVSLFPELRYKGA
- a CDS encoding tetratricopeptide repeat protein: MYFKRVLPVLLSGLALMIFLFSCAGPITFGPGETSEEEISNLLEDALDSLESGDTDGAKDAFEDALAEDPENPTANAGMSIILLYELFRDYSDEIGQFTGIFRMVPVRFKSFREITRSFSLMKYFMNMKQFPPPLPPEPPVPPPPFLPEENPIETWNQLYENLYIMFSELWPRLKELETCLEYAVTGNASLTIHPNNFDWDGDSVLESETPLELSDGTNTYSVVDLLYDSASPEGTLVVVQSGGDAWFDFETISGQNPEEIVFDENDYLILDKGAFSALLVVVKAVLSISDLLLTWDLTLSTNLPNPADYEDTEEWIQAVLLQLAGDDYIISNNGDGGEWNELDPFLRFRENGSDYLEDLVDSVVKGLEAILWLNEDIVEDDPGDEHDFTSRYYFEEPLLDEDTENTLQDIVETKQVELPEGEQFTYKHTETETLTATIVGIDFGILAENPDNFENLKAFFPTLDLQNEYYEFPDPAFGGLLVLEE
- a CDS encoding DMT family transporter codes for the protein MRPAFYLLLSVLIASFSGVLVKISTLSPQTIAFYRVFIASFLFLLIVKKTRFLPLQDEMLSALAGFFLAMHFRFWIEAFDYTTVAGAVIPLMLQPVVTGFLSYLLYKERPTPQQFVTGSIVVIGVLISALGNEKFSDATRGDWLAITGTLFLCGYLVLGKKLNQRMGSLAFSLRTHAVASIVLFALSFSSFEIVSLREWFILIALGAGCSFLGYLFINLSLKNFPSSVVSVALVGETSLSMLWAYLLLGEVLGVFQVAGFLISSAGLVLFLLNA
- the argB gene encoding acetylglutamate kinase is translated as MRIDTVNVLLEALPYIKEFYGKTFVIKFGGSAMKEEKAKKAFIQDIILLKYTGIKPVIVHGGGPAISQMMKELGIEPVFKNGHRVTDERTMEIVEMVLVGKINKEIVMNINLHGGRAVGICGKDSKLIVAEKETKYGDLGFVGKVKQVNPEILHALIENDYIPVIAPVGIGEDGHSYNINADTAAAEIAKSLMAEKLILLTDVDGVLKDGKLLSTLTPEEAENLIKDGVVTGGMIPKVECAISAVREGVGAVHIINGGLEHAILLEIFSRKGIGTMIKESEG
- the argJ gene encoding bifunctional glutamate N-acetyltransferase/amino-acid acetyltransferase ArgJ, which codes for MFVPRGFSYAGVHCRIKRKRKDLGIIFSEVPCTAAGVFTTNVVKAAPVIYDMEILGKNPSGIRAITVNSGVANACTGEQGMINARRMAEKTAKELNIPVESVLVSSTGVIGVQLPMEKVESGIEEAVKNLSKDPVPFAEAIMTTDTKIKIHSKKVTIEGKEITVLGIAKGSGMIHPNMATMLSFITTDANVSEDALKKLLKISVDDSYNMIDVDGDTSTNDMVIILANGLAGNAPIQEETDGFWKLYEAVHEVNQVLAEKIVEDGEGATKVIEVEVRNAPDRNSARLIARAIVSSNLVKTAIYGEDANWGRVIAAAGYSGAQFDPDRLDLFFESAAGRIKVAENGQGVDFDEDTAKKILSEKKVKIILDMKQGKELARAWGCDLTEKYVEINGRYRT